In the Micromonospora narathiwatensis genome, one interval contains:
- a CDS encoding helix-turn-helix transcriptional regulator produces the protein MSASTAGESRPDPLLTIDDVATWLGKPKNTLYAWHSRGKGPRAIRVGNTLRYRRSEVDRWLDAQTDPER, from the coding sequence GTGAGCGCCTCGACCGCCGGCGAGTCGCGACCCGACCCCCTCCTGACCATCGATGACGTCGCGACCTGGTTGGGCAAGCCGAAGAACACGCTCTACGCCTGGCACAGCCGAGGTAAGGGACCGCGCGCCATCCGGGTCGGCAACACCCTGCGCTACCGGCGCAGCGAGGTCGACCGCTGGCTCGACGCCCAAACCGACCCGGAGCGCTGA
- a CDS encoding TRM11 family SAM-dependent methyltransferase — protein MQGSVLLTGQTASRDLRRGRYTPASMEHPGKMLPTIPRYLTATYTQPGDLVVDPMAGIGTTLVEAMHLGRHGIGVEYENRWAQHAADNIRLATSQGATGTGEIYTGDARRLPALLPADVHGRVSLVITSPPYGPSTHGHVRTPGPRRGKVRKIHHRYGADAGNLAYTEHVELADGFTQILTGCAAVLRPGGYVAVTARPYRRRGELIDIPGMVAAAGLAAGLTLVEELVALIAGVRDGVLVPRASFFQMKNVRDAINTGDPQWLIQHEDLLLFQLRRTNHNPHNSAQGGVTLAAPPAGRGLDDSTPTSVDRRAHPAHPVNPGGSVIHTRPDPGRDAERTPAPCPPHPHNTPGPERAVTIAHHPLAGPNAPCQQAGSSDTADRP, from the coding sequence ATGCAGGGCTCGGTTCTGCTGACCGGACAGACCGCCTCCCGAGACTTGCGGCGCGGCCGGTACACCCCGGCCTCCATGGAACACCCGGGCAAGATGCTGCCCACCATCCCCCGCTACCTCACCGCCACCTACACCCAGCCCGGCGATCTGGTCGTAGACCCCATGGCCGGCATCGGCACCACCCTCGTGGAAGCCATGCACCTCGGCCGACACGGCATCGGCGTCGAGTACGAGAACCGCTGGGCACAACACGCCGCCGACAACATCCGCCTCGCCACCAGCCAGGGCGCAACCGGCACCGGCGAGATCTACACCGGCGACGCCCGCCGGCTCCCCGCCCTGCTGCCAGCCGACGTCCACGGTCGCGTCTCGCTGGTCATCACCTCCCCGCCGTACGGGCCGTCCACCCACGGCCACGTCCGCACCCCCGGCCCCCGCCGAGGCAAAGTCCGCAAGATCCACCACCGGTACGGTGCCGACGCCGGCAACCTCGCCTACACCGAACACGTCGAACTGGCCGATGGATTCACCCAGATCCTCACCGGCTGCGCCGCCGTGCTGCGGCCCGGCGGGTACGTCGCCGTCACCGCCCGCCCCTACCGCCGACGCGGCGAACTCATCGACATCCCCGGCATGGTCGCCGCCGCCGGACTCGCCGCCGGACTGACCCTGGTCGAAGAACTCGTGGCGCTCATCGCCGGAGTCCGCGACGGCGTGCTGGTGCCACGGGCCTCGTTCTTCCAGATGAAGAACGTCCGCGACGCCATCAACACCGGCGATCCGCAATGGCTCATCCAGCACGAGGATCTTCTGCTGTTTCAGCTACGCAGGACGAACCACAACCCGCACAACTCCGCGCAGGGCGGCGTCACCCTCGCCGCACCGCCCGCCGGCCGTGGGCTTGATGACTCCACCCCGACCAGCGTGGATCGACGGGCACACCCGGCGCACCCCGTCAACCCCGGCGGCAGCGTCATCCACACCCGGCCCGACCCGGGCCGGGACGCTGAAAGGACACCCGCACCGTGCCCGCCCCATCCACACAACACCCCCGGGCCCGAACGGGCCGTCACCATCGCCCACCATCCGCTCGCCGGCCCCAACGCACCATGCCAGCAGGCCGGGTCATCCGACACGGCAGACCGGCCGTGA
- a CDS encoding pilin: MTSKPTREPASRRKPLPRPRRPRLHPSDWMLYQATRLIPALILVAAVLATVIVLGDTAAYAADAGAPLPLAADSIEAVVNNITSWLVGILVAVATLFLTVGGLRYLAANGDPSETEKGKLAMKSAAIGYALALLAPLFVRIVGEWVK; encoded by the coding sequence ATGACCAGCAAGCCCACCCGCGAGCCGGCGTCGCGGCGCAAGCCGCTCCCGCGTCCGCGCCGGCCCCGACTGCACCCCTCCGACTGGATGCTCTACCAGGCCACCCGTCTCATCCCGGCCCTGATCCTCGTAGCCGCAGTCCTCGCCACCGTCATCGTGCTGGGCGATACCGCCGCCTACGCCGCCGACGCCGGGGCACCGCTGCCGCTGGCCGCCGACTCGATCGAGGCAGTGGTCAACAACATCACGAGCTGGCTGGTCGGCATCCTCGTCGCCGTCGCCACGCTGTTCCTGACCGTCGGCGGCCTGCGCTACCTCGCCGCCAACGGTGACCCCAGCGAGACCGAAAAGGGCAAGCTCGCGATGAAGTCCGCCGCGATCGGCTACGCCCTCGCGCTGCTGGCGCCGCTGTTCGTCAGGATCGTCGGCGAGTGGGTGAAGTAG
- a CDS encoding PrgI family protein yields the protein MSRRTHDEPLRARVAADVERPDRIVFGLTLRQVVILAVTALILYAVWTALATVVNPLYFIAGSIPVGGAAFFLAVTRRDGISLDSWLLAAIRHRRAPHHLVPTDTPIQPAPAWVATTSKRGTVAMPAPLRLPAKGITADGLIDLGPDGTTALVSASTVAFGLRSPGEQNGLVAGFARWLNSLDSPTQILVRARRVNLTHVADRIEHHAPALPHPALEEAARSHVGFLDDLATGRELLHRQVTVAVRGRRGPGNTAHQAHEAVRALAGCEVAATVLDGYDTQTTLAACLDPTAPTVAWAAAGDPSWRLHSEGGEQA from the coding sequence ATGTCCCGCCGCACCCACGACGAGCCGTTGCGCGCCCGAGTAGCGGCCGACGTCGAACGGCCCGATCGGATCGTGTTCGGCTTGACCCTCCGCCAGGTGGTCATCCTGGCCGTCACCGCGCTGATCCTCTACGCGGTCTGGACCGCCCTGGCGACGGTGGTCAACCCGCTGTACTTCATCGCCGGGTCGATCCCGGTCGGCGGGGCGGCGTTCTTCCTCGCGGTCACCCGCCGCGACGGGATCAGCCTCGACAGCTGGCTCCTGGCCGCGATCCGCCACCGCCGCGCCCCGCATCACCTCGTGCCGACCGACACGCCCATCCAGCCGGCACCCGCCTGGGTGGCGACCACGAGTAAGCGGGGCACGGTGGCGATGCCCGCGCCGCTGCGGCTGCCGGCGAAGGGCATCACCGCCGACGGGCTGATCGACCTCGGCCCGGACGGCACCACCGCCCTGGTGTCGGCCTCGACCGTCGCGTTCGGCCTGCGCTCACCCGGCGAGCAGAACGGCTTGGTCGCCGGGTTCGCCCGCTGGCTGAACAGCCTCGACTCTCCGACGCAGATCCTCGTCCGCGCACGGCGCGTCAACCTGACGCACGTCGCCGACCGCATCGAGCACCACGCCCCCGCGTTGCCGCACCCGGCCCTGGAGGAGGCGGCCCGGTCGCACGTCGGGTTCCTCGACGACCTCGCCACCGGCCGCGAGCTACTGCACCGGCAGGTCACTGTCGCCGTGCGGGGGCGGCGCGGCCCCGGCAACACCGCTCACCAGGCCCACGAGGCGGTCCGCGCGCTGGCCGGATGCGAGGTGGCCGCCACGGTTCTGGATGGCTACGACACCCAGACAACTCTCGCCGCGTGCCTCGACCCGACCGCCCCCACCGTCGCGTGGGCCGCTGCCGGCGACCCGAGTTGGCGGCTCCACTCGGAAGGTGGTGAGCAGGCGTGA
- a CDS encoding VirB4 family type IV secretion system protein has protein sequence MKLPNALRRRRADEADGLLPGSPDAVDVGGRSVRVSEDYCATLAVTGYPAEVGAGWLEPILSYPGRVDVALHIEPIAPMIASDRLRKQRGRLESSRRSDAGKGRLDDPELDAAAADAAELAARVARGEARLFRLGLYLTVHADSEAELADRVAEVRALASSLLLDVAPATWRQLQGWITSLPLAVDALGMRRVFDTDALAAAFPFTSPDLPVTAGDTGMGVLYGLNLASAGVVVWDRWAQSNFNAVILARSGEGKSYLAKLDLLRNLYLGVQAFVIDPEDEYLRLAEAVGGTIIRPGAPGVRINPLDLSAADGDDALFRRTLFMQTFVAVLTAGDNTTAALDPQDVPVLDAAVLAAYRAKGITTDPRTWRRPAPLLADVARALTEIGEAGRTLAARLHPYVSGSFAGLFDGPTTTAPQGHLVVYAIKDLPDELKPVGTLLTLDAIWRTVATSSPDVRRMVLVDEAWLMLRAGLGAKFLFRLAKSARKYGAGLTVVTQDAADVLATEVGRAVVSNAATQVLLRQAPQAIDAVTKAFGLTDGERAFLLSAARGDALLACGNSRVAFHSLASDVEHQLVVTGPTLSRR, from the coding sequence GTGAAGCTACCCAACGCACTTCGCAGGCGCCGCGCGGACGAGGCCGACGGCCTGCTGCCGGGCAGCCCCGACGCCGTGGACGTCGGCGGCCGGTCGGTGCGGGTAAGCGAGGACTACTGCGCGACCCTGGCGGTGACCGGCTACCCGGCCGAGGTCGGAGCGGGCTGGTTGGAGCCGATCCTGTCCTACCCGGGCCGCGTCGACGTCGCCCTGCACATCGAACCCATCGCCCCGATGATCGCCTCCGACCGGCTGCGCAAACAGCGCGGCCGGCTGGAGTCGTCGCGGCGCTCCGATGCCGGGAAGGGGCGCCTGGACGACCCGGAGTTGGACGCCGCCGCGGCGGACGCCGCCGAACTGGCCGCCCGGGTCGCCCGAGGCGAGGCCCGGTTGTTCCGCCTCGGCCTGTACCTAACGGTGCACGCGGACAGCGAGGCCGAACTGGCCGACCGGGTGGCCGAGGTACGCGCCCTGGCCTCCTCGCTGCTGCTCGACGTGGCTCCAGCGACGTGGCGGCAATTGCAGGGCTGGATCACCAGCCTGCCCTTGGCCGTCGACGCCCTCGGCATGCGCCGGGTCTTCGACACCGACGCCCTCGCCGCCGCGTTCCCGTTCACCAGCCCCGACCTACCGGTCACCGCCGGGGACACCGGCATGGGCGTGCTGTACGGCCTGAACCTCGCCTCGGCCGGAGTGGTGGTGTGGGACCGGTGGGCGCAGTCGAACTTCAACGCCGTCATCCTCGCCCGCTCCGGCGAAGGCAAGTCCTACCTCGCCAAGCTGGACCTACTGCGCAACCTCTACCTCGGCGTGCAGGCATTCGTCATCGACCCCGAAGACGAGTACCTACGCCTGGCCGAAGCGGTCGGCGGAACGATCATCCGCCCCGGCGCGCCCGGCGTGCGGATCAACCCCCTCGATCTGTCCGCCGCCGACGGCGACGATGCCCTGTTCCGGCGGACCCTGTTCATGCAGACGTTCGTCGCGGTCCTCACCGCAGGCGACAACACCACCGCCGCCCTCGACCCACAGGACGTGCCGGTCCTCGACGCCGCTGTCCTGGCCGCCTACCGGGCGAAGGGGATCACCACCGACCCGCGCACCTGGCGGCGACCCGCCCCGCTCCTCGCCGACGTTGCGCGGGCGTTGACCGAGATCGGCGAGGCCGGGCGGACCCTCGCCGCCCGGCTGCACCCGTACGTGTCCGGGTCGTTCGCCGGACTGTTCGACGGCCCCACCACCACCGCCCCGCAGGGGCACCTGGTGGTGTACGCGATCAAGGATCTGCCCGACGAGCTGAAGCCGGTCGGCACGCTGCTGACCCTGGACGCGATCTGGCGCACGGTCGCCACCTCCTCGCCGGACGTGCGGCGCATGGTGCTGGTCGATGAGGCATGGCTGATGCTGCGCGCCGGGCTCGGCGCGAAGTTCCTGTTCCGCCTCGCCAAGTCCGCCCGCAAGTACGGGGCCGGGCTGACCGTGGTCACCCAGGACGCCGCCGACGTGCTTGCTACCGAAGTCGGCCGCGCCGTCGTCTCCAACGCGGCCACGCAGGTGCTCCTGCGCCAGGCACCGCAGGCGATCGACGCGGTGACCAAGGCGTTCGGGCTCACCGACGGAGAACGGGCCTTCCTGCTGTCCGCGGCGCGCGGAGACGCCCTATTGGCCTGCGGCAACAGCCGGGTCGCGTTTCACAGCCTCGCCTCCGACGTCGAGCACCAGCTCGTCGTCACCGGTCCCACCCTCAGCCGCCGCTGA
- a CDS encoding MDR/zinc-dependent alcohol dehydrogenase-like family protein — MSTLMPTLIATPPSPSPHPAPSAATCVPGRDGIPDSIIGHLMCGSWADNAPATMAVFVRAHWPLLLAGLVALAAVRLGWAWWRRRVWRAHTRRARWLEIVPPVSATPAATVGLWRLLATALPPSSRWSWRPHRLVWEVQADPQGMRCGLWLPPGVNPTAVLRLLQRAWPGARAEQTRPPVVALGCPVAAVALLPTQPEWLPVVDDAAPVRGQRWEVGAPPEEDRLRAVYDGLAAAGRTGGGLLQVHVTRAPARRVAGLRRATTHPERAHRPRSGASRAIGLLADGLRALIIGVLNVVTPGPRTRKHQAGRTDPYLAELARQARAKLTGSAGADVAIEASGSYAGLHEAIRCVRVGATVATVASYHGDQGGLRLGEEYHRNRVTLVSSMTVNGCPQRTHPAWDLSRLSATARHLVTEGHVRVDGLITHRIPFTDAQAAYDLIGQRPEETIKVVLTYAN; from the coding sequence ATGTCCACCCTAATGCCGACGCTCATCGCCACACCGCCCTCGCCGTCACCCCACCCGGCTCCGTCCGCCGCGACCTGCGTCCCCGGCCGCGACGGCATCCCGGACTCCATCATCGGGCATCTCATGTGCGGCTCCTGGGCCGACAACGCTCCCGCAACGATGGCGGTCTTCGTCCGCGCGCACTGGCCGCTGCTGCTTGCTGGCCTCGTCGCGCTCGCCGCCGTCCGCCTCGGGTGGGCGTGGTGGCGGCGGCGGGTGTGGCGGGCCCACACCCGCCGCGCCCGCTGGCTGGAGATCGTCCCGCCGGTGTCGGCCACCCCCGCCGCCACGGTCGGGCTGTGGCGGCTACTCGCCACCGCGCTACCGCCGTCGAGCCGGTGGTCGTGGCGCCCGCACCGCCTCGTCTGGGAGGTCCAAGCCGACCCGCAGGGCATGCGGTGCGGGCTGTGGCTGCCCCCGGGCGTGAACCCGACCGCCGTGCTGCGGCTGCTGCAACGCGCGTGGCCCGGTGCCCGCGCCGAACAGACTCGCCCACCGGTCGTCGCCCTGGGTTGCCCGGTCGCCGCCGTGGCGTTGCTGCCCACGCAGCCCGAGTGGCTGCCGGTGGTGGACGATGCCGCGCCGGTGCGGGGGCAGCGGTGGGAGGTCGGTGCGCCGCCGGAGGAGGACCGGTTGCGGGCCGTCTACGACGGGCTCGCCGCCGCCGGCCGCACCGGCGGCGGGCTACTACAGGTCCACGTCACAAGAGCCCCCGCCCGCCGCGTCGCCGGGCTGCGCCGGGCCACCACCCACCCCGAGCGTGCCCACCGCCCCCGCTCCGGCGCGTCGCGCGCCATCGGCCTGCTCGCCGACGGCCTCCGCGCGCTGATCATCGGCGTCCTCAACGTGGTCACCCCCGGCCCGAGAACCCGCAAGCACCAGGCCGGCAGGACGGATCCGTACCTGGCCGAGTTGGCGCGCCAAGCGCGCGCCAAGCTGACTGGCTCGGCCGGAGCCGACGTGGCCATCGAAGCATCTGGCTCCTACGCCGGATTGCATGAAGCCATCCGCTGCGTCCGCGTGGGCGCGACGGTCGCGACCGTCGCCTCCTACCACGGCGACCAAGGCGGCCTGCGCCTCGGCGAGGAGTACCACCGCAACCGCGTCACGCTGGTCTCGTCCATGACGGTTAACGGCTGCCCCCAGCGCACCCACCCAGCCTGGGACCTGTCGCGGCTCAGCGCCACCGCCCGGCACCTCGTGACCGAAGGGCACGTCCGGGTCGACGGACTCATCACCCACCGCATCCCGTTCACCGACGCGCAAGCCGCGTACGACCTCATCGGCCAGCGTCCCGAAGAGACGATCAAGGTGGTACTCACCTATGCCAACTGA
- a CDS encoding DegT/DnrJ/EryC1/StrS family aminotransferase, producing MPTDIAHDLENPVDDRYSPPPCGELDEIRAVLDDGRLSGGAQILPVYERTLAHRFGAARAIAVNSGTSVLHAALIAFDVRPGTEVLVPATAPLPTAMPILTCGATPVPVDTLPNSLALDPTDVDRKLTARTRAAITLPLWGYPNDERAITGLLADAGVPTIEDAAQAHGTRIANQHAGTLGRVGCFSTHDRKLLSTGEGGFILTNDQELADRIDYYTHLGHLRGGHGVNYKLAGPLAAIGLRRLTHLDAQLTQRRRNAERILAALPPGGPLRELPYGVQDKPNYYNLVLIATARQPEIAAAFHAAGLSPDSIRWRYQPLYHQPLFQPYATACPNAEHLATATIQLPVHPQLAEKSVAWITDQTVRIAQEETAA from the coding sequence ATGCCAACTGACATCGCCCACGACCTGGAAAACCCCGTCGATGACCGGTACTCGCCACCGCCTTGCGGCGAATTGGACGAGATCCGTGCGGTCCTGGACGACGGCCGGCTCTCTGGCGGTGCCCAAATCCTGCCCGTCTACGAGCGCACGCTCGCCCACCGCTTCGGTGCCGCACGGGCCATCGCCGTCAACTCCGGCACCTCCGTCCTCCACGCAGCGCTCATCGCCTTCGACGTCCGCCCCGGCACCGAAGTCCTCGTTCCCGCGACCGCGCCACTACCCACCGCTATGCCTATCCTCACCTGCGGCGCGACTCCCGTACCGGTGGACACCCTTCCGAACTCCCTCGCCCTGGACCCCACCGACGTCGACCGGAAACTCACCGCCCGCACCCGCGCCGCGATTACCCTGCCCCTGTGGGGCTACCCCAACGACGAACGCGCCATCACCGGCCTGCTCGCCGACGCGGGTGTGCCCACCATCGAAGACGCCGCCCAAGCCCACGGCACCCGCATCGCCAACCAACACGCCGGCACCCTCGGCCGCGTCGGATGCTTCTCCACCCATGACCGGAAACTGCTGTCAACCGGCGAAGGCGGCTTCATCCTCACCAACGACCAGGAACTCGCCGACCGCATCGACTACTACACCCACCTCGGCCACCTACGCGGCGGACACGGCGTCAACTACAAGCTCGCCGGACCCCTCGCCGCCATCGGCCTGCGCCGGCTCACCCACCTCGACGCGCAACTGACCCAGCGACGCCGCAACGCCGAACGCATCCTGGCCGCCCTCCCGCCGGGAGGGCCGCTGCGCGAACTGCCCTACGGCGTACAGGACAAGCCCAACTACTACAACCTCGTCCTCATCGCGACGGCCCGTCAGCCCGAGATCGCCGCCGCGTTCCACGCCGCGGGGCTCTCCCCGGACTCGATCCGGTGGCGCTATCAGCCCCTCTACCACCAGCCGCTGTTTCAGCCATACGCCACGGCCTGTCCCAACGCCGAGCACCTCGCCACGGCCACCATTCAACTGCCCGTTCACCCTCAACTCGCAGAGAAATCGGTAGCGTGGATCACCGACCAAACTGTCCGAATCGCCCAGGAAGAGACCGCCGCATGA
- a CDS encoding NUDIX hydrolase, whose protein sequence is MIRHFTSSAIVFNTSGQVLLVHHNKIGLWLYPGGHVDPNEDPAEAALREVVEETGVEAEILAPEPFRHPSVRSIPPPFAIIEMDIEDRKIGPHRHIDFVYICRTHNDTLNAQLEEVRNAAWFVAAEVAKLAVPKELPSLIAEAARRMPQPV, encoded by the coding sequence ATGATCCGGCACTTCACCAGCTCAGCGATCGTCTTCAACACCTCCGGACAGGTCCTCCTCGTACACCACAACAAGATCGGACTGTGGCTCTACCCGGGCGGACACGTCGACCCGAACGAGGACCCCGCCGAAGCCGCCCTGCGCGAGGTCGTGGAAGAGACCGGTGTCGAGGCGGAGATTTTGGCACCCGAGCCTTTCCGCCACCCGTCCGTGCGCAGCATCCCCCCGCCCTTCGCGATCATCGAGATGGACATCGAGGACCGCAAGATTGGACCCCACCGCCATATCGACTTCGTCTACATCTGCCGCACCCACAACGACACCCTCAACGCCCAACTTGAGGAGGTCCGGAACGCGGCCTGGTTCGTTGCAGCAGAAGTCGCCAAGCTCGCCGTCCCAAAGGAACTGCCGTCCCTCATCGCGGAGGCCGCCCGGCGGATGCCGCAACCCGTGTGA
- a CDS encoding type I restriction-modification system subunit M: MSTLGSFIWSIADQLRGPYRPNQYGNVILPLTILRRLDYILEPDRDTVRALAAKYDNPNRLKIEVKKATGRPFYNTSNYSFANLLADADGLADNLADYIDRFSPDVDVFQYFDFKKEILALEKAGLLRQVVTSFRAVDLHPEVVSNADMGDAFEYIIRKFNEAANETSGDHYTPRDAIRLLVDLLFAEKDADLTEADIVRSLYDPTAGTGGMLALAEEHLLAQNPGAKLRLYGQEYNPQSYAICKSDLLAKGHDATNIAFGNTLIDDAFKGRQFDFCMSNPPYGVDWKQYAKAITKERDEAGPYGRFAPGLPSTSDGQMLFLLHLVHKMRAPEHGGGRAGIVMNGSPFFNGAAESGPSNIRRWLLENDLVDAIVALPTNMFFNTGIATYIWILDNTKHPDRKGLVQLIDGTSFWTKMRKNLGSKGREISDADRARVVELYAEFTDADPYYSKVLRTDEFGYWTITVERPLLDESGNPAVDRKGKPKPDTKKRDTENVPFTYGGSTAGAAGKIEVIQAYFDAEVKPHEPDSWIDWAKTKTGYEIPFTRHFYKYVPPRPLAEIDADLEKQVAKILDLLREVEG, encoded by the coding sequence GTGAGCACGCTCGGTAGTTTCATCTGGTCGATCGCGGACCAGCTTCGGGGCCCCTACCGCCCCAACCAGTACGGCAACGTGATCCTCCCGCTCACAATCCTGCGACGACTCGACTACATCCTTGAGCCCGACCGGGACACGGTCCGCGCGCTGGCCGCGAAGTACGACAACCCCAATCGGCTCAAGATCGAGGTCAAGAAGGCGACCGGCAGGCCGTTCTACAACACCTCGAACTACTCCTTCGCCAACCTACTGGCCGACGCCGATGGACTTGCAGACAACCTGGCCGACTACATCGACCGGTTCTCGCCCGATGTCGACGTTTTCCAGTACTTCGACTTCAAGAAGGAGATCCTGGCCCTGGAGAAGGCGGGGCTCCTACGCCAGGTCGTCACGTCCTTCAGGGCCGTCGACCTGCATCCGGAGGTCGTCTCCAACGCCGACATGGGCGATGCGTTCGAGTACATCATCCGCAAGTTCAACGAGGCCGCAAACGAGACCTCCGGCGACCACTACACCCCACGGGACGCGATCCGGCTGCTGGTCGACCTGCTCTTCGCCGAGAAGGACGCCGACCTGACCGAGGCAGACATCGTCCGCTCGCTGTACGACCCCACCGCAGGCACTGGCGGCATGCTCGCCCTGGCCGAGGAACACCTGCTCGCACAAAACCCTGGCGCGAAGCTGCGCCTGTACGGCCAGGAGTACAACCCGCAGTCGTACGCGATCTGCAAGTCCGACCTGCTGGCCAAGGGCCACGACGCAACCAACATCGCCTTCGGCAACACCCTCATCGACGATGCGTTCAAGGGCCGCCAGTTCGACTTCTGCATGTCCAACCCGCCCTACGGCGTCGACTGGAAGCAGTACGCCAAGGCGATCACCAAAGAGCGCGACGAAGCCGGTCCCTACGGCCGGTTCGCTCCCGGCCTGCCATCGACCTCGGACGGGCAGATGCTCTTCCTGCTCCACCTGGTTCACAAGATGCGGGCGCCGGAGCACGGCGGGGGCCGAGCCGGGATCGTGATGAACGGCTCGCCGTTCTTCAACGGCGCCGCCGAGTCCGGCCCCTCCAACATCCGCAGATGGCTGCTGGAGAACGACCTGGTCGATGCCATCGTCGCGCTGCCAACCAACATGTTCTTCAACACCGGGATCGCCACCTACATCTGGATCCTCGACAACACCAAGCATCCCGACCGCAAGGGCCTGGTCCAGCTCATCGATGGCACGTCGTTCTGGACCAAGATGCGCAAGAACCTCGGCTCCAAGGGCCGCGAGATCAGCGACGCCGATCGCGCCAGGGTTGTGGAGTTGTACGCCGAATTCACCGACGCCGACCCGTACTACTCCAAGGTGCTGCGCACGGACGAGTTCGGCTACTGGACCATCACCGTCGAACGCCCCCTACTCGACGAGTCCGGCAACCCCGCCGTCGACCGCAAGGGCAAGCCCAAGCCGGACACGAAGAAGCGCGACACCGAGAACGTTCCGTTTACCTACGGCGGCTCGACCGCTGGTGCGGCTGGCAAGATCGAGGTCATTCAGGCCTACTTCGACGCCGAGGTGAAGCCGCATGAACCGGACTCATGGATCGACTGGGCCAAGACCAAAACCGGCTACGAGATCCCCTTCACCCGCCACTTCTACAAGTACGTCCCACCCCGCCCTCTCGCCGAGATCGACGCAGACTTGGAGAAGCAGGTCGCGAAGATCCTGGACCTCTTGCGGGAGGTCGAGGGATGA
- a CDS encoding restriction endonuclease subunit S domain-containing protein → MPRKGDVVFNKMKIRSGAMGVAHEDGLVTYHYEVLRPREGMNPRYIVHLMKSSWFTSELIARERGISAGGEHGGIRTTEVPFTVLRTIDVLLPEIHEQRAIADYLDRETARIDTLIEEQQQLVKMLHMRRRAVVDAALSQGLDSEAGLSETGNPWIPELPCGWKAVRAKRVLVFGPANGVSPLAGDSDDLKSLSLGAIRDGRVSMAPEVTKFVDRSSLASTEALRLHPGDILLVRGNGNVDLVARAGLVGPEFAAEEYIYPDLLIRIRVSSSMLSEFFVWACNASATRAQVQAQARTAVGTFKVSGGDVRSLVLPLPPMHEQRAIVAHLDEQTSKIDSLITESERFIDLARERRSALITATVTGQIDVRELV, encoded by the coding sequence GTGCCGCGCAAAGGGGACGTCGTCTTCAACAAGATGAAGATCCGTTCTGGCGCAATGGGTGTCGCCCATGAGGATGGACTGGTTACCTATCACTACGAAGTGTTGCGTCCTCGGGAGGGCATGAATCCGCGCTACATCGTCCATCTTATGAAGTCTTCGTGGTTCACCAGCGAGCTCATCGCACGTGAGCGTGGGATCTCAGCCGGAGGTGAGCACGGCGGCATTCGCACGACCGAAGTCCCATTTACCGTCCTTCGGACGATCGACGTGCTCCTTCCAGAGATCCACGAGCAGCGCGCCATCGCTGATTACCTCGACCGCGAGACCGCCCGCATCGACACGCTCATCGAGGAGCAGCAACAACTGGTCAAGATGCTCCATATGCGCCGCCGCGCGGTCGTTGACGCGGCTCTCTCGCAGGGTCTGGACTCGGAGGCTGGGCTCTCCGAGACAGGCAACCCATGGATCCCGGAGCTTCCCTGTGGCTGGAAGGCCGTTCGCGCGAAGCGAGTGCTGGTGTTCGGCCCTGCGAATGGCGTTTCCCCCCTGGCTGGCGATTCTGATGACCTGAAGTCGCTGTCCTTGGGTGCGATCAGGGATGGTCGGGTCAGCATGGCGCCCGAGGTGACCAAGTTTGTCGACCGCTCAAGCCTCGCGAGCACGGAGGCACTCAGGCTTCACCCTGGCGATATCCTGCTCGTTCGGGGCAACGGGAACGTGGATCTCGTGGCGCGCGCGGGCCTCGTCGGTCCCGAGTTCGCCGCCGAGGAATACATCTATCCTGACTTGCTCATCCGCATCCGCGTGAGCTCGTCCATGCTGTCCGAGTTCTTCGTGTGGGCATGCAACGCGAGCGCAACGCGCGCGCAGGTCCAGGCCCAGGCTCGAACGGCAGTCGGCACCTTCAAGGTGTCAGGTGGAGACGTTCGCTCGCTGGTTCTACCGCTGCCTCCGATGCACGAGCAGCGAGCCATTGTGGCGCACCTCGATGAGCAGACGTCGAAGATCGACAGCCTCATCACGGAGTCGGAGCGGTTCATCGACCTCGCCCGCGAACGGCGCTCAGCACTGATCACGGCGACGGTGACGGGGCAGATCGACGTACGGGAGCTGGTGTGA